The DNA region CCTCCGGCCTCCGCACAAGATACAGAGCTATTGACAACCAAGTAGGAGGCTGAATATGAGCCACCTCCCTGATTGCTCATGGAGGGTATTCCCCTGAGTTCTTGTGACCGGATCTGCAGGTGCACCACACTCCTCGGAAGGTCAGGACTCCTTTGTCCTTGGAGGAGGTGCTGTGAAACACTGGCTGTCACCTCAGGGGGCAGCACAGCATCACGGGGCACCACTGGACATCATGGGGGTCACGTCCAGGCTTTGCCGTTGGTTCGTCGGGCATCTCAGGGCCGCAGCTTTCTCCTCTGCAAAGTGAAGATGGTACCTAGGCAACAAGCATGTGTGAGAATCCTCCAAGGTGCTGCTTTCTACCTGTCCAAGCTCAGGCGAGATGAGATGCCCTGGCAGCCAGTGGACAGTAGTGGCCAGTCCGTGGGCTTTCAGTGGCCTGCACTCAGACCCAGGCTTCTCTGCTTCTGAATCGTGTGCCTTGTCGAAGCTGGGGCACAGCAGAACCTGTCTGGTTATAAAAATTACGTGAGATAATTCAGGTGGAGCACTTGAAGTAGTGTTGGATGATACACACACTCGGGAAACAGCTACTATTAGTGTAACTGTTAGTGAGAACCAGTTGCGTGAACAGTGTTCATGGCTTTAAAGACTGACACCACCTCTTCACCGAAACCTTTATTTGGGCTTTAAACTGTAGGACCCCTGTTCTCAGGGGTAACACAGAAGGCACCACCTGTGGCATATTACAACCTGATTCTTGTTCTACATTTGCAGGCAGTTTTTCCTTCTAGTAGCAACTTGCATCAGGCTGATTTAGAGGCTGAAGTCTGCTTTTCTGTAGGGGAAGAGAGATATAtttgattttacagttttttacTGTTATACTTACCAaacttttgtattttattctgtACTCCATATCTCTTGCTACGTTTGATATCTTAGTTATCCCAGCAGTAAATTaccacagttaatttttttttacttcacttAGACATAAGTTACATACAACCACTTAATAATATGAATGACTTGACAAAATCAGGATCAAAGAACATTTCATCTGCAGTTTAAAATGCTCCTTAAAAGTCactcgaggggcttccctggtggtgcagtggttgagaatctgcctgccaatgcaggggacacggattcgtgccccagtccaggaggatcccacatgccgtggagcaactgggcccgtgagccacaactactgagcctgcacgtctggagcctgtgctccgcaacaagagaggccgcgacagtgagaggcctgcgcaccgtgatgaagagtggcccccgcttgccacaactagagaaagccctcgcacagaaacgaagacccaacacagtcattcatacattcattcatacatacatacatacataaataaataactcgAATGAAACACGTGATTAAAGGCCTGTTAGTACCTTCAGTACGAAAAGAGAAAGTAGCTATTTAAAAGTTCAGAAGTTAAAGTTGAAGAAATCCGTctcagaaaggagggaggggaatcCCGAAACAGTTCAATTTCAtaatcagtcttttaaaaaaatttctaactGCCCTGATTGCAAGTTCCGTGCACATTCCATATGAACCaatgttctgttttatttccGCACTGCAACACACAGTTTTCCTGGGGACTATGAAAACACAGtaaattcactattttaaaacataaaggaTTCAACATAATGTCaatgttctttttaatattttacaacaCTCTTACTAAAACTTTGTATTTGCTCCACAAGGGACTGACACTGAACAGGAGACCTTTCCGCACTTAACTCTCTTTTCCTGGGGGAACGTTTTCCCCCAGATGAATTGGCGAAATCCTCCTTGCTTTGATTATTACTCTCTTACTCTTACTCGTCCACACAACACGATGCACTTAAGATTTTAAGCCAATGAAAGACGGAAAAGATTGCATCTCGAATGGATACTTTTTTCATGTCACTGATCAGCCCAGGTGGTCAAGATCAACATTTTCAAGTGCATCTGTTAATCTTTTTACCTTGAAAATAGCAGGCATAAAggtctagaagaaaatattgtctGATGGAGTGACCCTTGCCAGAGCCATCAGGTGACTTACTGAGCTGCCTGGATTGGTCTCCCTGCCAAATGCAAAAGCATTTGCCTCTGGTGCAAGACACAGGTGACTGCTGTTCTCTAAAAACGAAGCTGGACACAGTTCCAAGGGTAGAGATGTTCTGAACAAAATTGCCCTTTCTTCCTTGTTACTAGAGACCTAGTTAAAATACACTCttgagagcaaaaaaaaaaaaaaaaaggttcagaaTAACCTTGTTCCAGTCATTCTTCTGGGAATGAATTGCACCCAAATAATCTGAGATATAGGAAAACAACAAGAAAGGTGCTCTTTACAAAATTATGTATAACAAAATTGCAGATGGCTATGTGATTTTAGTAATGGTAAATTCACATTCTGAAAAATCagtcataaaaattatattgataaagaatttttaataacaTGGGAAAAGGATTATTAGAAAGTTttttgaaagcaggaaataagtgTACTGATAGAATGATTTTAACTATGTAGAAACAAATGCTTTTTTAGAAAGACCAGAAAATATATATGAAGATGTTAACAGTCACTggaaaaattaaactttattgttttacaaaaacctattcttttttctttttttaaattttatattggagtacagttgatttacaatgttgtgttaatttcaggtgtacagcaaaatgattcggTTGTACAcacacgtatctattctttttcagattcttttccatataggttatcagagtattgagtagagttccctgtgcttttcagtgggtccttgttgatgACAAAAACCTATTCTTATCCCTGCTTACGGTAGGGTTTGAGCTGGGTTGTAATTCttgaagtatattttaaagagattACAGTAGCGTACTTAGAAGTGGATTGAGGGAATTGCGACTCTTAGACGTTGGCAGAGATCTGAGTTCTTGCCCTCATCATGAGCGTGATTGGCTTTGCAGTGCATCATGCACCTGGAAGACAGACTACAGGAGATGTACCTGAAGAGTAAGATGCTGTCTGAGTATCTTCGTGGACACACGCGCGTGCACGTGAAAGAATTAAGTGTCGTTCTGGGGTGAGTTCTGGGGAGTGCCAGCATCCCCCTGCGGGGGGCTGTCCCCTGCACTCTACCCACTGACCTGTCCAGCCTCGGGGGCTCCCCAGTGAACGGCATGTTTCTTGTATCTGATACTGGAGTTTCACACCCGGAAACACATGCAGACCTTGAAGCTAGCAGTACCTTGTTAGTCTTCCCCCTGGATTATTTTACCCTTGAAAGTGAAAAGCGTAATCCTACTCCATCTGCCCATTTCTAGTCATTTCAGTAATATGTGAGAGTCATGAGCTGTCAGACACGCGGCAGCAGCTgtgttttccttgctttttcgGGGAGGGGGGGGAAGGCTGTTCCCCTGGACTTGGGGGCCCGTCTGCACGTCCCGGGGTGACTGtactcttctcccttttattatgAGCCCATCAGAAGAGGAGGCGTGCATGTTATCAGTAATGTACAACATTTTCCAGAGGCTCTTTGCCCAAACTTCTCTCGGGAAAGACATTCTGACTTGTGTTTTACTCTCTGCTTAATTTTCCACAGAGAAGTAACAAAAAGACATTGTGTAGATGAGGCATTGTCTTCCTTACCTGTGATGATGACCTCCCCCCCGCCGCCCCAGTTTGGGGCAAGGAAATACCGTGTATAAAACGTCAACCCTGAAATTCTCTGTTAAGCCTGCCAATCAAAGTATTATTTCAAGGCTCAGGCAGGCCTCTGCATTCTTGTCAGACTTTTCATCTTTCACACCCAGGATATGACTTATATTGTATTGTTTGACTCTTAGCGTTTcctgtcactattttttttttcttacatcatttaaaaaatattctccccttttgagacattttttttttttttgcggtacgctggcctctcactgttgtggcctctcccgttgcggagcacaggctccggacgcgcaggctcagcggccatggctcaccggcctagccgctccgtgacatgtgggatcttcccggaccggggcacgaacccgcgtcccctgcatcggcaggcggactctcaatcactgcgccaccagggaagccccaaggcatTTGCTTCTGCACTTTTTACTTAGATCTCTTCACCAGCCTCACTGTAGTCCTGCCCCATCCAGGTTCCGATGCAGGAATGTGCAGCTTTTATTTCCAGGATGCTTGCCTGGCCCCTGACTGACAGGTGCCTACCATCAGCACCCCGAGAAGGATGGTGAGGGTGGATTTACCTCCTTGTCGCCAGGCCCCTCAGCGCCTTGTTAGTGGGggtccctccagcccctccttAGGCCCTCCTGGTCAGGCCAGCAGCACTCAGGTGCTGGGGGCTCCCCGTCTGCCCTGAGGTGAGATCCGGAGGAAGCATTACTGAAGAAGGCGTGGAAAACTCCACGAGCTCATGCCAGCTCCCTTTTTAGGTTATATGTTTAATTTGTGGTTTCGGGAATCAAGGGAGAGCGTTAGGACCTATTTCAAGGGCCAAGACCGTCCTGATTTCTCCAGGCCGCGCGGCCTTCTGCCCATGCTCACCTGTCAGTGTCGGGCTCGTGCTCATTGGGGGTCTCGGGCGTGTCAGCCTTGAAGAAATCTCCGGGATTCTGGAGACGCTGCCACCGTCATGCGTTCCCAGAGACGAACGTGAAGCCGGTGCAGACTCGGGGTGCAGGCCGGGAGGGCTGGCCGGAGGGGGACTCGCACAGAGGCCGTGCGGGGATGCGGGGAACGGAGCGTGACAGGCTCCCGTGTCCCCGCCTCGTTCACTCCGTCATCGGGTCTGGGCGCTGACCGGGCAGCCCTGGGGTCCGGCGCCGGGGCCCTTCCCGTAAGTCCTGCTGCTTTAAAGCAatgtcccctcctctctcctccaggaTCGAGTCCAACGACCTGCCCCTGCTGACAGCTGTCGCCAGCACTCACTCTCCGTACGTCGCTCAGATACTCTTATAAGCTGACGCTCAGGACAGCTGCGCTGTGGAAGAAGGGTCAGCCGCTCAGCCGAAGGAGGGAGGACAGACGGCCGCTCCCCAGGACCGCGAGGCCCGGGCAGGGCAGATGGAGCCAGTCCTGCACGCTGGGCCGGGCCGGGCGATGGCGTGAGCACGTCGGGGCCCAGCAGCGGGGCTGAGACGTCTCCCAGTTCCAGCGCGAGCTCCCCAAGCTGGGGAGAGGGGTCCCGCCGTCCTGAGAAGACAGCGCGGGGACCCCGGGTCAGCGGCCGGGTGAAGCCCGCGCGTGCCACCCTCCGTTCCGGTGGCTGCGGCGTCACCATCACCGTCTGGTGCAAAGCACGGAGGGCCGGGAGCTCCAGGGACCCGCTGCTTCCCCGTCTTGTCCCAGTTTACCGTGTTCGAGATGCAGCCACGAGTAGGTCAGGGATGGGTCGTTGGTGCGATCAAGGCAGAAATCGGCGCAGCATCCTCAGCCCGGCCCCGTGTGGTCCCGTGGCCGCGGCGAGCTCCGCCCGACCCCGCCCGGCTTCTCCGGACGCTTCGCAGCTCTCGGCAGCCTTTTAAGCGGGGCCGTTCACCAAAGTTGGTTCTGTAAGCTGGCGAGTGGTTCTGTGGCTGAACTCCAGCGGAAGCCACCTTCTTCCTATACTAGTTAATACATACgactatttatattttaaaaggccCAGCTGTCCTGGTGGGAAACGAAAGCTGCAAGAGTGCAGGAAGACCCATGAAACGAATTCGTTTGAACGTTTATAAACAATCCAGATATGAGCTGAATTTTTACACTATCATCTCTGTGCCTTCCAATCCCTATGTCCTTTTCAAAACAGCTTCCCAGAAATTCACTGCCCCGTAGTATAAAAACTTGCCAAAATGAAACATTGTTTATTTATGAGcatagtttgctttttaaaagaccTTCATATTCTGTTGACGTTAACTTTAGTTTACTGACCGTGAAACAGATGATGTACTGACATCCAGGGTAAAGGAAAAGCCTCTTCGGTCAATGGATGGTTAAAAGGCAGGGGGCTGACCCAGTACAGCAGAACTGTTACACCTGCAGATATTGAGGTCGGTTCGTTATAACCAGGCtctgatttccttctcttttatgaaTTGATGCCGGTCCTTTCCATGTAGCCTTTGCACCTAAGAATATGAAACGACTTCCCTTTCAGGAGTTAAAATgacttcatattttctacttgatAAAATCCTGATCCCAAAACCCAAGTTAcatacatctgtgtctttactctCTGACACATGCACGCGAGTTATTTGTTTGAAAGAGGAGAGCGGCAGGaccaatggagaaaaacaggtgtgttctttctttcttaggaATAGGTCAGAACGGCAGCCTTCccctctttttaaataaatcatctttgtttcttttggcGGCTTGTAgcatctttgttccctgaccagggactgaactcagGCCCTCCGCAGGGAGAGAGCACTGAGCCCTAACCCCTGGACCCCAGGGAATTccgccccccccttttttttacgGTGTGAAATGCAGAGAGGCGTGTTGAGGCTCTTAAGATCTCGGATTTGTATTGTATGCCTTTCTCTCATAAAAGTGACGTCCATTCTTTCTACgttttctgtttcctcttgcCTGATGTCTGGCACGAGACGGGTGTTCCAAGTCCCTGGCTCCGTGGCATCGCGGCGGTTGTCGTGGACCTCGCCCGTGGCCACCCTCTCCCCGTCCGTGCTGAGTGAGGTCATAGCGTCCCCTCTGCACCGGCTTCGAGCACCCGCAGTCTCGGTTTCCTTCTCCTCGTTGACACGTTCTGGGCGcttcccatccctcctcccctcacctTCCAGGGCTTCACAGACAATAACTAGGAACAAAATCAGTGCACGTAGCAGCCCGGTGAGCAGTAGACCCGGCCCGGGGGACGCTGAGCTTTAAATGGCCGATTTCTAAACTCCACTGCGGCCCAGCCCCTGGAAGCTGAGGAAACTGGCTTTGCCTCTGCATCTCCTGTCCCCTGCCTCCCCCGGGAGAAGGTGACAGAGGAAAAGCACTCAGGACCCTAGGCGGCCCCGACCCTCACGACTGCCGCCTGCACAGCAGACCAGGGATGTTGCTGCTCGTTCATAAGCCCTCCCCGGGAGAACATCCACCTGTGCTCTCTCCTAAACTCAGCCTCCTCCCCAAAGCGGAAAAGAATCTCATGGAACTGTGTTGAGACACACACCGGACCCCACCTGGTGGCCTGGGTCTGTCTTAGcccaagaggcaaggaagggacCTGCCCTCGCCCAGGCCCAcctcaagaaaagaaacaaaagtaaaaaaaaaaaaaaaagaaaaaaaagaaaactacctcAGTTGACAGGATTCCACCTTTAGGGTTTCTTCAACTTTGACGTCTTACCTGTTGAGTGCACCTTTTGTAGCATCTTGCTTTTCCACGCAAGCTGGGAAGCAGGATAGAGCGGTGTGTGCCCGCGTGACCGTGATGGGCCTCTCTCTAGCATGTCGCggttttatttttcatagacTGACGGGTGATATGAATGTAAAGATCATTGTGTACGTTTAaacatgacaatgaaaacttAAAATGTAGCTTCCATACTTGTGCATaattccaaagtattttatttttatcagtgtTAAATAGCTTTTTGTACAGGCTTCAATCCATTTTTCTGAAGTGtgttttttaatgaaagttaACTCCAAACTTTTCACATCCCATGGAACTGCCGTTTACACATCGCAACTTTTTAAACTTTCCATATTTTTCAAAGTTAACTTTTTTCGAGGGAGGAAAATCCCTGCCTGCTAAACGATACTAAACTGTTGTTTAGGCCCTTCGAATTAGGTCCTgagattttataaaattcagCCTGTAGCTTTTTAGGTTCCTCACTAGAGTTGGttgtacataaaaataaagaatataaagtgACCCCACGGTTCTTTTAAATATCTGGATTTTTCCACTAACACATACTTTTGAAAGTATTTTGTTCATGCATACTTTCACCAATAAACTGAAAAAGTCTTTAGCTTCTTGGTAAATGTGAAccatttgttttctcttgtgCTTTGGGGGAGGGGACCTTTTAATATACTGTTTGCCTAAATCAAGCAGCCCCGTctgaatgttaatttttaaatgtccatcttTGGTGAACCGTACATCTTGAAAGCAAGATTGCAATGTGCTTAAATCTAAGTGgtgtttaaaaaggagaaaattctgGGATTGATTTGTTACTACTGAAGTTCCATTAAGACAAATTGGTAGGACTTTATGTTTTTGATCAGTTAAATAGATATCAATGTCAATgtatggaaatttttttcttcaaacttgtTCACATAtcattttgatccatttttatgtGGCATTTGGTGCAATAAACCTTCTGAATTTATCTTGAACATTTTCCTGGTACTGCCTATGATTTGTTTGTTACGTTCAATCAGACTTAGACGTCTCATTTCCAGTAATTCATGCTGACACAAGCCCACTGTATATGTCAGTGACCCTCAGCAGGGCTGTTTGGGAAACGTAGAGCCTCTTTGGTGAGCATGGTGATGGGCGAGAGCTCCTGGCACAGTGTGGGCAGGGGCTGAGGGTGATAGGAGAACATCTTGTCACGTGCAGGGCACCCCGGAATGAGGAGTTATCCCACCTCCCGTGTGACTCACAAATATCCTGCTGACATTCAGGTGGGTGAAAGCCTTAGTTTATAATGATCTAAGCTGAGAATTTAATTTTGCGTTACATACAAGCACAACACATTTCTCTCATGAGCTTACTATACGCTGAATTTTCCAGGAATGCCACTGTTGTATATAAACTGAGGCAAGATTTTACTTTTGTAAGGTTTAGGATTTCAGCAAGAACTCACATCCATTTGGAAAACCCTGTTACCCGTAGCTGCGCTCCTCATGAAATCTGTCGTCAGCGCAGTGTTCTGTATCATCTCTGCTTGTAGCGGTTGCCTTTGTGGAGATTCCATTCAAGGGCAAGTATCTGCTTcgttcattatattttctaatctACTAGTGCCCCAATGTCAGTGTATTAAAGTATATGTTAATATAAGTTGTCAAATAGTACAACTAGGGCATTAtagtagtttgttttgttttttgcggtacgcaggcctctcactgttgtggcctctcccgttgcggagcacaggctccagacgcgcaggctcagcggccagggctcacgggcccagccgctctgcggcatgtgggatcttcctggaccggggcacgaacccgtgtcccctgcatcggcaggcagactctcaaccactgcaccaccagggaagcccttaacagattttttttaatgcacaaaaACACCTCAATTGGATTTAGTGACTGATAGATAGTAGGAGGGCTTTGGGACGGTTTAATCCATGATCTCTCTAATCCTACACAAAATTAGTTCAGGTGGAAAATAACTAATCCAAGACTCCTTCAGACACACTGCAATAAATCTCACGTGGACCCAGCTCAAAGTTCAGACCACATAGGAATGTCAGCAGCTGAACGCTACCTTCTTCAATACAGAGCATCTCTAGGGCAGGACCTACCAAGGAGGACTTCCACGGCTCCTTGCAGAGTGTTTCAGATGGATATACAATTAACTGTCAAACAGACATCTCCTGATAAACAGATCTCTGGCGAGAGAGGGTAAGCAATATTCTAGGGCAGTGGCAAGATTCTCCAGCGGAGCAAGGAGCCTCTCTCCATGTAGGGAACAGGAGTCTCTGAGTGTATTCCCTTTTCTATCATGGAAGCTTGTTGTCACACTCAATATTGAAACGCTGGATGACTACAGAGTGGATTTGCTGTGGTATTATGCAGAAGGACGTCAGGAAATAGTTGTTCATTTGAGTACATGCTTACACACTCTTTACTTGATTCTCATGATAACTCTATAAAATATTCAGGACAGATACTAACATCCccattttactaatgaaaaaACCCACATCGGGAAATATGCAACTTGTTCAAGATTCCATAGATAGTAACGGGGAAAAAACCTTGAATTTGAACTGGTATATTCTTACTCTGCTAGGcagtctgtgggtttttttttttttaataaatttatttatttatttatatttttggctgtattgggtcttcattgctgtgcacgggctttctctagttgcggcgagtgggggctgctctttgttgcggtgcacgggcttctcattgctgtggcttctcttgttgcagagcacgggctctaggcatgcgggcctcaggagttgtggcacacaggctcagtagttgtggctcacggactctagagtgcaggctcagtagttgtggcacacagccttagttgcttcgcggcatgtaagatcttcccggaccagggctcgaacccatgtcccctgcattggcaggcagattcttaaccaccgcgccaccagggaagcccagtctgtgGGGTTTTAAGAAGCGTTATAGATTTACCTCCATCTCACAGACTGAGAGTTTTCTCACGTTTTGGAAACTGACCAGATGGCTGTGATCTCCAGGTTAAACCATGTGATAAATAAGCGGTTCTAAGGACTGAGCCCCACACCTCCTGTTTTCTGtagctataaaatgggaataatacccaCCCAGTCACTATATGGACATCACTGTGGAAATGGAATATGAATTACAAAACGTTCTGATAGGTTGAAAGGAGCTATAAAACTGATTATTCATAGTATTGATATTAAACAGCATTCTCTAATTCACACGTTAAAACAGCTTGACTTTTTCTCTGATGATTCTGAAAAGCAAATGATTGTACCTCCTGCTCTTTTGGTAGCTTTGGCAGCTTAGGTGGTCTGGAAACTCTTGGCAATGCTGCCTGGCTCTGCCGAAGGAGGATGGCCCGTTTGGAGTTTCTTTGATTGGTGTCCTCATAATCACCCATATGCCAGGCAATAAAACCACGACTGAAGCTTTCTTCTGCATCCATAATAGAAGGATTTGGTTGCCTGAAATAGGAACAAATCAGTTGGTTCTCAAATTGGAAAATTGTTAGAAATAAGGCCACCAGTTTTCAGATAGTTGAGATTTGTCTGTGTCTGTTGTGATTGTGATGATTTCTAGCCACAGAGCTTGGGAAAGCTAAGGCCCTGAGCCCTCAGCCAGTGTCCTGAGAAGCTTCTGGACTCTGCCCCTCCACTTCCCTAGACATCCAGCTGCTGGAGATGCAGGGAACTACCTGCCTAGGTGGACACTTATCCAGGAAGCTTGTT from Mesoplodon densirostris isolate mMesDen1 chromosome 1, mMesDen1 primary haplotype, whole genome shotgun sequence includes:
- the SPMIP2 gene encoding protein SPMIP2 gives rise to the protein MACVSFREPVSTTVGKRMVFTGPDYVKDHLPKIAQHTSYIGEKCPALEKTGDLRYLRRPASKRSLPAKYKSEYVGEIGWGIPVYDFINKTRLQTGFHVKYEEFSQAAVEKLSHRYQNPWQPNPSIMDAEESFSRGFIAWHMGDYEDTNQRNSKRAILLRQSQAALPRVSRPPKLPKLPKEQELAWKSKMLQKVHSTVIVCEALEGEGRRDGKRPERVNEEKETETAGARSRCRGDAMTSLSTDGERVATGEVHDNRRDATEPGTWNTRLVPDIRQEETENTVMVTPQPPERRVARAGFTRPLTRGPRAVFSGRRDPSPQLGELALELGDVSAPLLGPDVLTPSPGPAQPQLS